From Halotia branconii CENA392, the proteins below share one genomic window:
- a CDS encoding glutathione binding-like protein, which yields MIELYYWTTPNGHKITMFLEEVGLPYTIIPVNIGAGDQFKPEFLKISPNNRIPAIVDHEPVDQGAPISVFESGAILLYLADKTGELIPQKIRDRAEVLQWLFWQMGGLGPMAGQNHHFNKYAPEKIDYAINRYVNETGRLYAVLNKRLADREFVAGDYSIADIAAYPWIVPYESQNQKLEDFPHLKRWFEAIGTRPATIRAYEKAEAFKNQALDVEKSRELLFNQSANTVGR from the coding sequence ATGATTGAACTTTACTATTGGACAACTCCCAACGGTCATAAAATTACAATGTTTTTGGAAGAAGTTGGATTACCTTACACAATTATTCCTGTAAATATTGGGGCTGGTGATCAATTTAAACCGGAGTTTCTGAAGATTTCTCCTAATAATCGCATTCCGGCAATTGTTGATCATGAACCAGTAGATCAAGGTGCGCCAATTTCTGTGTTTGAGTCTGGGGCAATCTTGTTGTATTTGGCAGACAAAACCGGGGAATTGATTCCTCAAAAAATCCGCGATCGCGCTGAAGTCCTTCAGTGGTTATTCTGGCAAATGGGTGGTTTAGGGCCAATGGCAGGACAGAACCATCACTTTAACAAGTATGCTCCCGAAAAAATTGACTATGCCATTAATCGCTATGTGAATGAAACAGGGCGTTTATATGCGGTCTTAAATAAGCGATTGGCAGATAGAGAATTTGTCGCTGGCGATTATTCTATTGCTGATATCGCCGCTTATCCCTGGATTGTGCCTTATGAAAGTCAAAATCAGAAACTAGAAGATTTTCCGCACCTGAAGCGCTGGTTTGAAGCAATTGGGACACGTCCAGCCACAATTCGTGCCTATGAAAAAGCAGAAGCCTTCAAAAATCAAGCACTAGATGTTGAAAAGTCACGGGAGTTGCTATTTAATCAGTCAGCAAATACAGTTGGGCGTTAA
- a CDS encoding YihY/virulence factor BrkB family protein — protein sequence MKLKAFWQLLQETFKEWSEDKASRLAAALAYYTIFSIAPLLIIVIAIAGVVFGEEAARGEIVNQIQGLVGQDGAEFIETAIQNASQPKTGTIASIISVVLLLIGATGLFSELQDSLNTIWEVKPKPGQGIINIIRTRFLSFTMILGIGFLLLVSLVVSAGLSAVVTYFSNLLPGADFIWQIFNFVLSFAITTALFGLIFKVLPDVKITWNDVVIGAVITSFLFTIGRFVLGQYLGNATFGSTYGAAGSLVVILAWVNYAAQILFFGAEFTQVYARKYGSGMTPTDNAMPIDENIHTGQNSTTKKKKRSSNLMSRVIRYFQHPKRIKRRRNNQYF from the coding sequence ATGAAACTAAAAGCATTTTGGCAGCTATTGCAAGAAACATTTAAAGAATGGAGTGAGGATAAAGCATCACGTTTGGCTGCTGCATTAGCTTATTACACGATTTTTTCTATTGCACCATTGCTAATTATTGTAATTGCGATCGCGGGAGTAGTATTTGGTGAAGAAGCCGCTAGAGGTGAAATTGTCAATCAAATTCAAGGTTTAGTCGGCCAAGATGGTGCTGAATTTATTGAAACAGCTATCCAAAATGCTAGTCAACCAAAAACAGGAACTATCGCTTCAATTATTAGTGTTGTTCTTTTGCTTATAGGTGCTACTGGTTTATTTTCTGAGTTACAAGATTCTTTAAATACAATTTGGGAGGTAAAGCCAAAACCCGGACAAGGAATTATTAACATAATTCGTACACGCTTTTTATCATTTACGATGATTTTAGGTATTGGCTTTTTACTGCTGGTGTCTTTAGTCGTTAGTGCTGGTTTATCAGCAGTAGTAACTTATTTCAGTAATTTATTACCGGGTGCAGATTTTATCTGGCAAATATTTAACTTCGTCCTTTCTTTTGCTATTACCACAGCTTTATTTGGGTTGATTTTCAAAGTTCTTCCAGACGTAAAAATTACTTGGAATGATGTTGTTATTGGTGCTGTTATTACTTCCTTTTTGTTTACTATCGGTAGATTTGTATTAGGACAGTATCTAGGTAATGCAACTTTTGGTTCCACTTATGGCGCTGCTGGTTCATTAGTAGTTATTCTCGCTTGGGTTAACTATGCTGCCCAAATTCTTTTCTTTGGTGCAGAGTTTACCCAAGTTTATGCTAGAAAATACGGCAGTGGGATGACTCCTACAGATAATGCTATGCCTATAGATGAAAATATTCATACTGGTCAAAATAGTACGACTAAGAAAAAAAAGCGTTCTTCTAACTTAATGAGTCGCGTCATTCGTTATTTTCAACACCCCAAACGCATTAAACGTAGAAGAAACAACCAATATTTTTAG
- a CDS encoding acetyl ornithine aminotransferase family protein has translation MLSTPVNLSLPNEPRLVTALPGSRAQAIIERDRAVTSPSYTRDYPLVVARGEGCMVEDVDGNVFLDMTAGIAVTATGHAHPEVVKAIQAQSARLLHMSGTDFYYEPMVELAEQLAMRAPFPSSGTGFPAKVFFTNSGAESNEGAIKLARYYTKRSLIVAFLGAFHGRTYGAMSLTGSKAVQRANFGPLVPGVTHIPYGTHASLDHLEKQLFATILPPDEVAAIAVEAIQGEGGYIVPEDGFLQRIRDICDRYGILMIVDEVQAGMGRTGRLFAINHWGVMSDIITTAKGIASGLPLGAILARPELMTWPPGSHATTFGGNPVACAAGIATLRLLESGLMTNATQMGELLQANLTQLHNKFPRMSLPRGKGLMVAVDLLNEEGNLDSKLRDRIIQEAFLQGLLLLGCGKAAIRFCPPLVIDSKQIQIAVDILSQILHSSHIVSKST, from the coding sequence ATGTTAAGTACCCCTGTTAACTTATCTTTACCTAATGAGCCTCGCTTGGTGACTGCCTTACCTGGATCTCGCGCTCAAGCAATTATAGAACGCGATCGCGCTGTGACTTCACCTTCTTATACCCGCGACTATCCCTTAGTCGTAGCTCGTGGTGAAGGCTGTATGGTAGAAGATGTCGATGGCAATGTGTTTCTTGATATGACTGCCGGCATTGCTGTCACCGCCACAGGACACGCCCACCCAGAAGTTGTCAAAGCAATTCAAGCACAATCAGCGCGACTGCTGCACATGTCGGGTACTGATTTTTATTATGAACCGATGGTGGAACTAGCAGAACAACTAGCTATGCGTGCGCCTTTTCCTAGTAGCGGGACTGGGTTTCCAGCGAAAGTATTTTTCACCAATTCCGGGGCAGAATCTAACGAAGGAGCTATCAAACTAGCTCGATATTACACCAAGCGATCGCTGATTGTGGCATTCTTAGGAGCATTCCACGGACGCACTTATGGGGCTATGTCTTTAACTGGTTCTAAGGCAGTACAACGAGCGAATTTTGGCCCTTTAGTTCCAGGTGTAACTCATATTCCTTACGGTACTCATGCTAGCCTGGATCACCTAGAAAAACAGCTATTTGCGACAATATTACCACCAGATGAAGTAGCAGCGATCGCAGTCGAAGCAATTCAAGGAGAAGGTGGTTATATCGTCCCAGAAGATGGTTTTTTGCAAAGAATTAGGGATATATGCGATCGCTATGGCATATTAATGATTGTCGATGAAGTACAAGCCGGCATGGGGCGGACTGGTCGCTTATTTGCGATTAACCATTGGGGTGTGATGTCTGATATAATTACCACCGCCAAAGGTATTGCCAGTGGTTTACCTTTAGGAGCAATTCTCGCTAGACCTGAGTTGATGACTTGGCCTCCCGGCTCCCACGCCACCACATTCGGCGGTAATCCCGTAGCTTGTGCAGCTGGTATTGCCACTTTGCGATTATTAGAAAGTGGCTTGATGACCAATGCCACCCAGATGGGAGAATTATTACAAGCGAACTTAACGCAGTTGCATAATAAATTTCCTAGAATGTCGCTGCCCAGAGGTAAGGGTTTAATGGTAGCAGTGGATTTATTAAATGAAGAGGGCAATCTTGATTCTAAATTGCGCGATCGCATTATTCAAGAAGCTTTCTTGCAGGGTCTATTATTGCTTGGTTGCGGTAAGGCAGCAATTCGCTTTTGTCCACCTTTGGTTATTGACAGCAAACAAATCCAAATAGCTGTAGATATTCTCTCACAAATCTTACATTCCTCACATATTGTAAGTAAGTCAACATAA
- a CDS encoding class I SAM-dependent methyltransferase, which translates to MKVDFGATVDDYAKHRPGFPSSLFDKLLEFGIGLPGQNLVDLGTGTGTLARNFAARGCNVIGIDPSAAMLKQAQQLDHSDQIDYRLGTAENTGLPDASADVVTAGQCWHWFDRPQTVQEVARILRSNGLIAIAHFDWIPLKGNVVEATEQLIEAHNPAWNLGGSYGLYPQWLKDIAEAGFCEIQTFSYDVFVPFTHEAWRGRIRASAGVKASLTLDKVAAFDQELAALLQAKYPTPVLEVHHRVFAAIAKLPHS; encoded by the coding sequence ATGAAAGTTGATTTTGGTGCAACCGTTGACGATTATGCCAAACATCGCCCAGGTTTTCCCAGTTCCTTATTTGACAAACTCTTAGAATTTGGTATTGGTTTACCTGGGCAAAATCTTGTTGATCTTGGTACAGGTACAGGAACACTAGCACGCAACTTTGCAGCTAGAGGTTGCAATGTCATTGGCATAGATCCATCCGCAGCTATGCTCAAACAAGCACAGCAACTCGACCACTCAGACCAAATAGATTATCGTTTAGGAACTGCTGAAAATACTGGCTTACCAGATGCTAGTGCTGATGTAGTCACAGCCGGACAGTGTTGGCATTGGTTTGATCGTCCACAAACTGTACAAGAAGTGGCTAGGATTTTAAGATCAAATGGCTTGATAGCGATCGCCCATTTTGATTGGATACCTCTCAAAGGGAATGTAGTTGAAGCCACAGAACAACTCATAGAAGCTCATAATCCGGCATGGAATTTGGGCGGAAGTTATGGTTTGTATCCCCAATGGTTAAAAGACATTGCTGAAGCAGGATTTTGCGAAATCCAGACATTTTCTTATGATGTATTTGTGCCTTTTACACACGAAGCTTGGCGGGGGCGCATTCGTGCTAGTGCTGGAGTTAAAGCCAGTTTGACATTAGATAAAGTAGCAGCATTTGACCAAGAATTAGCGGCATTACTCCAAGCAAAATATCCTACACCTGTGCTTGAGGTACATCATCGAGTTTTCGCTGCAATCGCCAAATTACCGCATTCATGA
- a CDS encoding YifB family Mg chelatase-like AAA ATPase — MLARVWSASIVGIDAVKVGVEVDVSGGLPGIVILGLPDAAIQESKERVKATLKNAGFAFPMRKIVINLTPADLRKEGPCFDLPISIGILAASEQVSANLLGDYLFLGEVSLDGSLRPVAGVLPIAATAQEIGIAGLIVPIDNAQEAAVVKGLAVYGCKNLSEVVDLLNNPGLHKPVQLNELEKLPQISYPSADLQDVKGQAHARRALEIAAAGGHNLIFVGPPGSGKTMLARRLPGILPPLEFAEALEVTRIYSVAGLLKNRGSLVRDRPFRSPHHSASGPSLVGGGSFPRPGEISLSHRGILFLDELTEFKRDVLEFLRQPLEDGYVTISRTRQSVMFPAQFTLVASTNPCPCGYYGDTIQQCTCSPRQREQYWAKLSGPLMDRIDLQVAVNRLKPEEITQQPTGETSFLVRERVLQARDRAIVRFQGEANLRCNAQIQSRHLQRWCKLDDASRILLEAAIKKLSLSARASDRILKVGRTIADLAGDDHLKANHVAEAIQYRTIDRMQ; from the coding sequence ATGCTTGCTAGAGTTTGGAGTGCATCAATTGTAGGCATCGATGCCGTTAAAGTAGGCGTGGAAGTCGATGTATCAGGAGGATTACCAGGAATTGTGATTTTGGGACTACCAGATGCAGCAATTCAAGAATCAAAAGAAAGGGTGAAAGCGACATTGAAAAATGCTGGTTTTGCCTTTCCAATGAGGAAAATTGTGATTAACTTAACTCCGGCAGATTTACGCAAGGAAGGGCCTTGTTTCGATTTGCCTATTAGTATAGGAATTTTAGCCGCTTCTGAACAAGTAAGTGCTAATTTGCTGGGAGATTATCTATTTTTAGGAGAAGTTTCTTTAGACGGTAGTTTAAGACCTGTTGCAGGTGTTTTACCCATTGCGGCAACGGCTCAAGAAATAGGAATTGCTGGTTTAATTGTTCCTATTGATAATGCCCAAGAAGCCGCAGTGGTTAAAGGATTAGCTGTTTATGGCTGCAAAAATCTGTCTGAGGTGGTTGATTTATTAAATAATCCCGGACTTCACAAACCTGTACAACTCAACGAGTTAGAAAAGTTACCACAAATATCATATCCTAGTGCAGATTTGCAGGATGTGAAAGGACAAGCTCATGCTCGTCGGGCTTTAGAAATTGCTGCTGCTGGTGGGCATAATTTAATTTTTGTCGGACCGCCTGGTAGTGGCAAAACAATGTTAGCACGACGCTTACCAGGGATTCTGCCACCGTTAGAATTTGCGGAAGCTTTAGAAGTGACTCGGATTTATTCGGTAGCAGGTTTATTAAAAAATCGTGGTTCTTTAGTACGCGATCGCCCTTTCCGCAGCCCCCACCATTCAGCATCTGGCCCTTCTTTGGTTGGCGGTGGTAGCTTTCCTCGTCCAGGAGAAATTTCTCTATCACACCGCGGTATTCTTTTTCTTGATGAATTGACAGAATTTAAACGTGATGTGTTGGAATTTCTGCGTCAGCCTCTAGAAGATGGCTATGTGACAATTTCCCGCACCAGACAATCAGTGATGTTTCCGGCACAGTTTACATTGGTGGCGAGTACCAATCCCTGTCCTTGTGGTTACTATGGCGATACCATCCAACAGTGTACTTGTTCGCCAAGACAACGTGAACAATATTGGGCTAAACTTTCTGGGCCTTTAATGGATCGAATTGATTTGCAAGTAGCGGTGAATCGCTTAAAACCAGAAGAAATTACCCAACAACCGACAGGTGAAACATCTTTTTTGGTTCGAGAAAGAGTACTACAAGCCCGCGATCGCGCTATTGTCCGCTTCCAAGGAGAAGCAAATCTGCGTTGTAATGCCCAAATCCAAAGTCGTCATCTCCAAAGGTGGTGCAAGTTAGATGATGCTAGTCGAATTTTATTAGAAGCGGCAATTAAAAAATTAAGTTTATCAGCCAGGGCAAGCGATCGCATTCTCAAAGTGGGGCGGACTATTGCAGATTTAGCAGGTGATGATCACCTCAAAGCTAATCATGTGGCCGAAGCGATTCAGTATCGTACAATCGATAGGATGCAATAA
- a CDS encoding DUF1338 domain-containing protein — translation MKPEIALHLWDLLWQEYSARVSHARTYQKMITTAGGTVANDHIAFRSLRLWVDSPQGQVNLGIDYLGQIAEALGYVAAGEYFFAETHLYARHYRHPQQEKFDLPKLFISELIVDELPADIAQLIYQTVASIQSKIPHLSKTEKNDQIIAQKLQKIFTRPWQPPGRSVVQQVNQVSQYGAWVLLHGYAVNHFTGYVNRQNTAVYPDIDSTARSLANLGVPMKAEIEGNITCGLRQTATQAVTELVTVIDDINGVEIQIPWTYAYYEIAQRYMVEVEPGNTKLFDAFLGNNAQQLFEMTRL, via the coding sequence ATGAAACCGGAAATTGCGCTTCATTTGTGGGACTTACTTTGGCAAGAATACAGTGCGAGAGTTAGTCATGCCCGCACTTATCAAAAAATGATCACTACAGCAGGTGGGACTGTGGCCAATGATCATATAGCTTTTCGGTCTTTGCGTCTTTGGGTAGACAGTCCCCAAGGTCAAGTTAACTTAGGGATTGATTACCTAGGGCAAATAGCTGAAGCTTTGGGTTATGTCGCAGCCGGAGAGTATTTTTTTGCTGAAACCCATCTTTATGCCCGTCATTATCGTCATCCCCAACAAGAAAAATTCGACTTACCCAAGCTATTTATCAGCGAATTAATTGTGGATGAATTACCTGCCGATATTGCCCAACTAATTTATCAAACAGTAGCTTCAATTCAATCCAAAATTCCCCATTTATCAAAAACTGAAAAAAATGATCAAATTATTGCTCAAAAACTCCAGAAAATCTTTACCCGTCCTTGGCAGCCTCCAGGACGTTCTGTTGTGCAACAGGTAAATCAAGTTAGTCAATATGGAGCTTGGGTACTGTTACATGGTTATGCTGTGAATCACTTTACAGGCTATGTCAATCGTCAGAACACAGCAGTTTATCCAGATATAGATAGTACTGCTCGTAGTTTGGCTAATTTGGGTGTACCCATGAAAGCAGAAATTGAAGGCAATATTACCTGTGGTTTGCGGCAAACCGCAACTCAAGCAGTTACAGAATTGGTAACAGTAATTGATGATATTAATGGTGTAGAAATCCAAATTCCTTGGACTTATGCCTATTATGAAATTGCCCAGCGTTACATGGTAGAAGTCGAACCTGGAAACACAAAGCTTTTTGATGCTTTTTTAGGAAATAATGCTCAACAACTATTTGAAATGACTCGGCTGTGA
- a CDS encoding type II toxin-antitoxin system VapC family toxin has translation MDTCVISDFVKGEKNTLKQVKLISPNEIFVSSLTIMEVKYGLAMNPQRAIKIQSIIEILLGSITILPFDFKEAEQAAHIRSFLKFAGSPIGAYDLLIAATAVINNHIVVTSNVREFQRVPNLQIENWRSV, from the coding sequence CTGGATACTTGCGTCATTAGTGATTTTGTCAAAGGAGAAAAAAACACCCTCAAGCAAGTAAAGTTAATCTCTCCTAATGAAATTTTCGTTTCATCTCTAACAATTATGGAGGTGAAATACGGATTAGCGATGAACCCACAACGTGCTATTAAAATCCAATCAATTATTGAAATATTATTAGGTTCAATTACAATTTTACCTTTTGATTTCAAAGAAGCAGAACAAGCAGCCCACATCAGAAGCTTTCTTAAATTTGCTGGTTCACCTATTGGTGCTTATGATCTACTTATAGCAGCCACCGCAGTAATCAATAATCATATTGTGGTGACATCTAATGTCCGAGAATTTCAAAGAGTACCTAACTTGCAAATTGAAAATTGGCGTTCTGTATGA
- a CDS encoding nitroreductase family protein, giving the protein MSPTTQIQALDVPKAIAQRRSIKTFKTDPIAPELLKQLVELTVAAPSSFNIQDWQIILVQDEAQKAALAAASWNQQQIVQAPVTFVFAADPNAGEQDLTPILEQGLQTGAWNENTVNYFKNAVPQFQENLGDKRREYAIKDAMIAATHLVLAAESLGLSTCFMNGWIEEQVKAVIGAENSDLAIAVLVPVGYAAEPRLNPGRLPFSYNVSVDKVGNSYES; this is encoded by the coding sequence ATGAGTCCTACCACCCAAATTCAAGCTTTAGATGTACCCAAGGCGATCGCCCAGCGTCGTTCTATTAAAACTTTTAAAACAGATCCTATAGCCCCAGAATTACTCAAGCAACTAGTAGAGTTGACTGTGGCAGCACCCAGCAGTTTTAATATCCAAGATTGGCAGATTATTCTTGTGCAAGATGAGGCGCAAAAAGCCGCACTAGCAGCAGCATCTTGGAATCAACAGCAAATTGTCCAAGCACCTGTTACCTTTGTTTTTGCGGCTGATCCGAATGCAGGTGAGCAAGACTTAACCCCGATTTTAGAGCAAGGACTGCAAACAGGGGCATGGAATGAAAATACAGTCAACTACTTTAAAAACGCCGTTCCCCAATTCCAAGAAAACTTGGGCGACAAGCGGCGGGAATATGCAATTAAAGATGCCATGATTGCTGCCACACATTTAGTCTTAGCCGCCGAAAGTTTGGGCTTATCTACCTGCTTTATGAATGGCTGGATAGAAGAGCAAGTGAAAGCAGTAATTGGTGCAGAAAATTCCGATTTAGCGATCGCCGTTTTAGTACCTGTCGGCTATGCAGCAGAACCGCGGCTGAATCCGGGGCGTTTGCCATTTTCTTACAATGTCTCTGTAGATAAAGTTGGCAATTCTTATGAAAGTTGA
- a CDS encoding site-2 protease family protein, with product MFSSTEAPIIGIILLVALGILGWGFYRARPFGKLGILAWLQSVVLMTPWLLFFGLFAAGIYINIAGILLLVVLSAGLYIYLGRQLRAAGQDAILKQRATERLAADSSAEANNNTPAVTEALKADVLTIPEEDLNAIKGIFGIDTFFSTEAIAYQEGAIFKGNLRGEAEEVHDRLSKSLKERMGDKYRLFLVENTDKRPVVIVLPSSNDPRPTSLAQKSFAVILLLATIATSIETAGLLLNFDVLANPERFTEGLPIGAGILTILIVHEIGHWLLARRHQVRLSWPFFLPAVQIGSFGAITRFESLLPNRKVLFDIALAGPAFGGIISLLMLIAGLLLSHPGSLFQLPNQFFQGSILVGSLARVVLGSALQSPLVNVHPLVVIGWLGLVITALNLMPAGQLDGGRIVQAIYGRRTAGRATIITLILLALVSFGNALALYWLVVIVFLQREPERPSLNEISEPDDARAALGLLALFLMIATLLPLTPGLAGRLGIGG from the coding sequence ATGTTTTCTTCGACAGAAGCTCCCATCATTGGGATAATTTTACTAGTAGCTTTGGGTATTTTAGGTTGGGGCTTTTATCGCGCCAGACCTTTTGGTAAACTGGGAATCTTAGCCTGGTTGCAGTCTGTGGTGTTAATGACTCCCTGGCTGTTGTTTTTTGGTTTGTTTGCAGCAGGAATTTACATCAACATTGCGGGTATCTTGCTTTTGGTAGTACTTTCCGCTGGATTGTACATATATTTGGGAAGACAGCTACGCGCCGCTGGGCAGGATGCCATACTTAAGCAGCGGGCAACAGAAAGGTTAGCTGCTGATTCTTCTGCTGAAGCAAATAACAACACTCCAGCAGTCACTGAAGCACTAAAAGCTGATGTCTTAACTATTCCCGAAGAAGACTTAAACGCCATTAAAGGCATTTTTGGGATTGATACATTTTTTTCCACAGAAGCGATCGCCTACCAAGAAGGAGCTATCTTTAAAGGTAATCTCCGGGGAGAAGCAGAAGAAGTTCACGATCGCTTAAGTAAAAGTTTAAAAGAACGAATGGGTGATAAATATCGCCTATTTTTAGTAGAAAACACAGATAAAAGACCTGTGGTAATTGTTTTACCCAGTAGCAATGATCCACGTCCAACATCGTTAGCGCAAAAATCCTTCGCTGTTATCTTACTGTTAGCAACAATTGCCACCAGTATTGAGACTGCGGGGTTACTACTGAATTTTGATGTATTAGCTAACCCAGAACGGTTTACAGAAGGCTTACCGATAGGCGCTGGGATATTAACAATTTTAATCGTTCATGAAATCGGGCATTGGTTACTTGCTCGTCGTCACCAAGTTCGTCTGAGTTGGCCTTTCTTTTTACCTGCTGTCCAAATCGGCTCTTTTGGGGCAATTACTCGCTTTGAGTCTTTGTTACCTAATCGCAAGGTACTATTTGATATTGCTTTAGCAGGGCCAGCCTTTGGTGGAATTATTTCTTTGTTAATGCTGATTGCTGGCTTGCTACTTTCCCATCCAGGCAGTTTATTTCAATTACCCAATCAGTTTTTCCAAGGCTCGATTTTGGTAGGCAGTTTAGCGCGAGTTGTGCTTGGTTCGGCTTTACAGTCACCATTGGTAAATGTTCATCCTTTAGTAGTGATTGGTTGGCTAGGTTTGGTAATCACCGCCTTGAACTTGATGCCAGCTGGACAACTCGATGGTGGCCGGATTGTTCAGGCAATTTATGGGCGTAGAACCGCAGGTAGAGCAACAATTATCACTTTAATTTTGTTGGCGTTAGTCTCTTTTGGCAATGCTCTGGCCTTGTATTGGTTAGTCGTGATTGTATTCTTACAACGGGAGCCAGAACGACCCAGCTTGAATGAAATCAGCGAACCCGATGATGCTAGAGCCGCTTTAGGTCTTTTAGCGTTATTTTTGATGATTGCCACCCTCTTACCCCTAACTCCTGGTTTGGCTGGGCGTTTGGGAATTGGTGGTTAG
- a CDS encoding UPF0175 family protein gives MTKVQFTIPVHSVNNIIREEAETKAKEAYVMTLLKYGEISSGKASQLLGISRLDVIDLMSKYEISLFDDSMTLDEFQQEVNQAKMKLQGNNL, from the coding sequence ATGACTAAAGTACAATTTACTATTCCCGTTCATTCTGTTAATAATATTATCAGAGAAGAAGCAGAAACTAAAGCCAAGGAAGCTTATGTAATGACTCTACTGAAATATGGAGAAATTAGCAGTGGTAAGGCTAGTCAATTATTAGGCATTTCTCGACTAGACGTAATAGATTTAATGTCTAAATATGAAATATCTCTATTTGACGATAGTATGACTTTAGACGAATTTCAGCAAGAAGTTAATCAGGCAAAAATGAAATTACAAGGCAATAATCTATGA
- a CDS encoding DUF3368 domain-containing protein — protein sequence MIVVSDTTPLSELSKVGRLDLLQAVFGRVIIPQQVYAELTMGNHPAVLAAKSALWLEVRSINNNQLIEQLQLETDLDLGECSAIILAEELKADQLLIDEKAGRKAAISRGLPIIGLVGVIILAKEQGLIDNVKDILDDLISKGTRISSKIYNYALITTREI from the coding sequence ATGATTGTTGTCTCAGATACAACCCCATTAAGTGAACTTTCTAAAGTTGGTAGATTAGACTTGCTTCAGGCTGTTTTTGGTAGAGTAATAATTCCTCAACAAGTCTATGCAGAATTAACAATGGGGAATCATCCCGCAGTTTTAGCTGCAAAATCAGCTTTATGGCTAGAAGTTCGTTCTATAAATAATAACCAACTCATTGAACAATTGCAATTAGAAACAGATTTAGATTTAGGAGAATGTTCAGCAATTATTTTGGCAGAAGAATTAAAAGCAGATCAACTTTTAATTGATGAAAAAGCTGGGAGAAAAGCTGCTATTAGTAGAGGCTTGCCAATTATTGGTTTAGTTGGAGTGATTATCTTAGCAAAAGAGCAAGGATTGATTGATAATGTCAAGGATATTTTAGACGATTTAATCAGCAAAGGAACAAGAATAAGCTCAAAAATTTATAATTATGCTCTGATTACAACAAGAGAAATTTAA